Proteins encoded within one genomic window of Bradyrhizobium sp. AZCC 1719:
- the gyrB gene encoding DNA topoisomerase (ATP-hydrolyzing) subunit B — protein MTEPARRTPADTEHPIPVEYGAESIRVLKGLDAVRKRPGMYIGDTDDGSGLHHMVYEVVDNAIDEALAGHATRVDVLLNADNSVTVRDDGRGIPVDIHKGEGISAAEVIMTQLHAGGKFDQNSYKVSGGLHGVGVSVVNALSSSLKLRVWRDDKEHFVEFAHGDALAPLKVVGEAEGKRGTEVTFLASGETFKNIEYDFATLEHRLRELAFLNSGVHIILSDMRHAVEKREEMYYSGGVEEFVKYLDRNKKAIVPAPIMVRSESNGIGVEAALWWNDSYHENVLCFTNNIPQRDGGTHLAGFRGALTRQVNGYADANAKKEKIALTGDDCREGLTAVLSVKVPDPKFSSQTKDKLVSSEVRPVVENVINEALAAWFEEHPAEAKVIVGKVIQAAAAREAARKARELTRKSPLSVSSLPGKLADCQEKDPAKSELFIVEGDSAGGSAKQGRNREFQAVLPLRGKILNVERVRTDKMLSSEQIGTLITALGTGISDDFSADKLRYHKIIVMTDADVDGAHIRTLLLTFFYRQMRELIDRGHLYIAQPPLYKVTRGKSEQYLKDERALEDYLIATGLDDCVFKPASGSERGGRDLLSLVEDARVIRGILNNLHSRYNRKVVEQAAIAGVLNPRITGDIATANAAAGYIARRLDALADEVERGWIGRFTEGEGFFFERTIRGVKDVAIIDDALLGSADARKLDDYAVRLQEAYPNPTGVLRRKDTETAVYGPVSLFEAITDAGRKGVALQRYKGLGEMNPDQLWETTLDTNERSLLQVKIKEVDEADDIFTKLMGDVVEPRREFIQDNSLSANVDV, from the coding sequence ATGACAGAACCTGCCCGGCGGACCCCTGCCGACACTGAGCATCCCATTCCCGTTGAATATGGTGCGGAATCGATCCGGGTGTTGAAGGGCCTCGATGCCGTTCGCAAGCGGCCGGGCATGTATATCGGCGACACCGATGACGGTTCCGGCCTGCATCACATGGTCTACGAGGTCGTCGACAACGCCATCGACGAAGCGCTCGCGGGCCATGCGACGCGCGTCGACGTGCTCCTCAACGCGGACAATTCGGTGACCGTGCGCGACGACGGCCGCGGCATTCCCGTCGATATCCACAAGGGTGAAGGCATTTCCGCCGCCGAGGTCATCATGACCCAGCTCCACGCCGGCGGTAAGTTCGACCAGAATTCCTACAAGGTATCGGGCGGACTGCACGGCGTCGGCGTCTCCGTCGTCAACGCGCTGTCGAGCTCGCTGAAGCTCAGGGTCTGGCGCGACGACAAGGAGCACTTCGTCGAGTTCGCCCACGGCGACGCGCTGGCACCTTTGAAGGTGGTCGGCGAGGCCGAAGGCAAGCGCGGCACCGAGGTCACCTTCCTCGCCTCGGGCGAGACCTTCAAGAACATCGAGTATGATTTCGCGACGCTGGAGCACAGGCTGCGCGAGCTCGCGTTCCTCAATTCCGGCGTTCACATCATCCTCTCCGACATGCGTCACGCGGTCGAGAAGCGAGAGGAGATGTATTACAGCGGCGGCGTCGAGGAGTTCGTCAAATATCTCGACCGCAACAAGAAGGCGATCGTCCCAGCCCCGATCATGGTGCGGTCGGAATCCAACGGCATCGGCGTCGAGGCGGCGCTGTGGTGGAACGACAGCTACCATGAGAACGTTCTGTGCTTCACCAACAACATCCCACAGCGTGACGGTGGCACCCATCTCGCCGGTTTCCGCGGCGCGCTGACACGCCAGGTCAACGGCTATGCCGACGCCAACGCGAAGAAGGAAAAGATCGCGCTGACCGGCGATGATTGCCGCGAAGGCCTCACCGCCGTGCTGTCGGTGAAGGTGCCGGACCCGAAGTTTTCGTCGCAGACCAAGGACAAGCTGGTGTCCTCGGAAGTGCGTCCGGTGGTCGAGAACGTCATCAACGAGGCGCTGGCGGCGTGGTTCGAGGAGCACCCGGCTGAGGCCAAGGTCATCGTCGGCAAGGTGATCCAGGCGGCCGCCGCGCGCGAAGCCGCCCGCAAGGCGCGCGAACTGACGCGCAAGAGCCCGCTCAGCGTTTCCTCGCTGCCCGGCAAGCTCGCCGACTGCCAGGAGAAGGATCCGGCCAAGTCCGAACTGTTCATCGTCGAGGGCGACTCGGCCGGCGGCAGCGCCAAGCAGGGCCGCAACCGCGAATTCCAGGCGGTGCTGCCGCTGCGCGGCAAGATCCTCAATGTCGAGCGCGTCCGCACCGACAAGATGCTGTCGAGCGAGCAGATCGGCACGCTGATCACCGCGCTCGGCACCGGCATCAGTGACGATTTCTCCGCCGACAAGCTGCGCTATCACAAGATCATCGTGATGACGGACGCCGACGTCGACGGTGCCCACATCCGCACGCTGCTGCTCACCTTCTTCTACCGGCAGATGCGCGAATTGATCGACCGCGGCCACCTCTATATCGCGCAGCCGCCGCTCTACAAGGTGACGCGCGGCAAATCCGAGCAGTATCTGAAGGACGAGCGTGCGCTGGAGGATTATCTGATCGCGACCGGCCTCGATGACTGCGTGTTCAAGCCGGCGTCGGGTTCGGAACGCGGCGGGCGCGACCTGCTGTCGCTGGTGGAGGACGCGCGCGTCATCCGCGGCATCCTGAACAATCTGCACAGCCGTTATAACCGCAAGGTCGTCGAACAGGCGGCGATCGCGGGCGTGCTCAACCCGAGGATCACCGGCGACATCGCGACCGCCAATGCCGCCGCCGGCTACATCGCCAGGCGTCTCGATGCGCTGGCCGACGAGGTCGAGCGCGGCTGGATCGGCCGTTTCACTGAAGGCGAAGGTTTCTTCTTCGAGCGCACCATCCGCGGCGTCAAGGATGTCGCCATCATCGACGACGCCCTGCTCGGCTCCGCCGACGCCCGCAAGCTCGACGACTATGCCGTGAGACTTCAGGAGGCCTATCCGAACCCGACCGGGGTGTTGCGCCGCAAGGATACGGAAACCGCCGTTTATGGACCGGTCAGCCTATTCGAGGCGATAACCGACGCCGGCCGCAAGGGCGTGGCGTTGCAGCGCTACAAAGGCCTCGGCGAAATGAACCCGGACCAGCTCTGGGAAACCACGCTCGATACCAACGAACGCTCGCTGCTGCAGGTGAAGATCAAGGAGGTCGACGAGGCCGACGACATCTTCACCAAGCTGATGGGCGACGTCGTCGAACCTCGCCGCGAATTCATCCAGGATAATTCGCTCAGCGCCAATGTCGACGTGTGA